From one Rhopalosiphum padi isolate XX-2018 chromosome 2, ASM2088224v1, whole genome shotgun sequence genomic stretch:
- the LOC132923103 gene encoding maternal protein tudor-like: MEGKCWDAYISYFYSFKNFYIQNKNDQQVIQKITTSLQLLENEDSILISALPGDLVAAKYENDGLWYRAKILNIEENNFTVNFIDYGNSELSSNLKILPNEIACYQAMAHHCMLDDIDHEEYILSIENDVYDIIFNFLGSIEVIVTFLNNKETYLVNMKWDNRCIKTFVNNIISYGITPKTYETLKEIDQSGAKMVVTLIYAQSINEFYVETEDSKEIQNKIEYILENETVWEPLTEYKIGKMAIAKSITDHRWYRVRLLMIHEGGECTCYFIDYGVQDKCSEFYEAVGYLKLAPPFIKLCSLHIPTIKKEKKLFESLSKSFIDEMEQYKNKKMTIIVVKTGEPCVVELFVDDFNVIKLIEPIPVIVFNVIHMNILTVQVNSPSRRAVMNELSKIKTLNPVEKPKYCNIYGALVNNHWYRAELKNKFKGSMDVILVDMGSSIINVEKLFQLPKHIENVKYLTLRCSLGLDERYFSLNKLKLLCNSKTEFMMILFKNNNADGHLIHLFLNDEDVTTIIKKH, from the coding sequence ATGGAAGGTAAATGTTGGGATgcctatatttcatatttttattcatttaagaacttttatatacaaaacaaaaatgatcaacaggttattcaaaaaataacaacaagtcTTCAACTTCTTGAAAATGAAGATTCAATATTGATTTCCGCATTGCCCGGAGATCTAGTTGCTGCTAAATATGAAAATGATGGTCTTTGGTACAGagctaaaattttaaatattgaggaaaataatttcactgttaattttattgattatggAAATTCTGAGTTATCATCAAATCTTAAAATACTTCCTAACGAAATAGCTTGTTACCAAGCAATGGCACATCATTGCATGCTTGATGATATAGACCACGAAGAATATATACTTTCAATTGAAAAtgatgtatatgatataatttttaactttttaggaTCTATTGAAGTAAttgtaacttttttaaataacaaagaaACCTATTTGGTGAATATGAAGTGGGATAATAGATGTATAAAGACAtttgtaaataacattatttcttACGGAATTACTCCAAAGACATATGAAACCTTGAAGGAAATCGATCAGTCTGGTGCAAAGATGGTTGTGACTCTTATTTATGCTCAGTCAATAAATGAATTCTATGTAGAAACTGAAGATAGcaaagaaatacaaaataaaattgagtatATACTTGAAAATGAAACGGTTTGGGAACCGTTGACTGAatataaaattggtaaaatGGCGATTGCAAAAAGTATAACTGACCATAGATGGTATAGAGTAAGACTTTTAATGATACATGAAGGAGGTGAATGTACTTGTTATTTCATAGATTATGGAGTACAAGACAAATGTTCAGAATTTTATGAAGCAGTTGGTTATTTAAAATTGGCTCCTCCATTTATTAAACTATGTTCATTACACATTCcaactataaaaaaagaaaaaaaactgtttgaGAGTTTATCAAAAAGTTTTATAGATGAAAtggaacaatataaaaataaaaagatgacTATAATTGTAGTAAAAACTGGCGAACCATGTGTAGTTGAACTCTTTGTTGATGATTTTAATGTGATCAAACTAATCGAACCTATTCCAGTGattgtatttaatgttattcatatgaatatattaacagTTCAAGTAAATTCTCCTAGTAGACGTGCTGTAATGAAtgaattaagtaaaattaaaactttaaaccctgttgaaaaaccaaaatattgtaACATATATGGAGCTTTGGTTAACAATCACTGGTATCGtgcagaattaaaaaataagtttaaaggTTCAATGGATGTAATATTGGTAGATATGGGAagtagtattataaatgtagaaaaattatTCCAACTTCCTAAGCACATAGAAAATGTTAAGTACTTAACATTACGTTGTTCACTTGGTTTGGATGAGAGATATTTCAGTTTAAATAAACTGAAACTTTTATGCAATAGTAAAACAGAATTTATGATgatactatttaaaaacaataatgctgATGGCCatcttatacatttatttttgaatgatgAAGATGTCACAACCATCATAaagaaacattaa